The window TTGGTCCGCGAGATCCTGGCCGTCACGCAGCAGGAAAAAGGACACATAAAGCATGATGCCAATACCAACCACAAACCCCAGCGCGCTTTGGCCGATGTTGACCGCACCTGTCGCAACCGTGCGGATCACATTTGCTATTCCGTCCGAGAAGCGGCGGCTTGCCTGCTCGATATCAGACAGGCCGATGCGTTGAAGTGTCCGGGAGACGCCTCTTGGCAAGCTGTTCTGAACATCAGCAATCATCTTCGCGACGTCGAGTTCCTTCGACTGAATCCGCCCGTACAGCCCAATCAGTTCGTCAAGGAGCGACATGCCGATCAAGATCGCAGGGATGATAATCAGAAGGATGATGATCAAGAGCGTGACAAAGGCCGACAAATTGGGCCAGCGCGGCATAAAATTGGACAAGCGGCGATTGAGTGGTTCAAAGACGATTGCGGCCACCACGGCCCATAGAATCGGACCCAAGTAAGGCGAAACTACCCAACCGAAGGCAATCGTGATGATGACCACGAATGCCAGATAGGTCCGATGTTCAATGCCTTGCATGTTAATCCTCGACGCGGTTTGCACAGCTTTGCACGACAGCAGCAATGACGTCCAGCCAGTGGGCAATCCCTTCAGCATCAGCGATCAGATCTTGCCTCATTTCAAGTCCGAGATAGGCAATTCCGTTGCCCTCTCCGTGCGTGTTCATTGTCGCGTTGAGAATCTTGCCGGAATAGGGAAGCTGATCGCCAACGATCACGCCACAGCCTTCAAGAGCAGGAATTGCAATGCGGGCAGCCCGGTCATCATTGTTGTAAAGTATTCCCACTTCCCAAGGCCGATCTTCTTCAGGCTGCGTGGCAAGCCGTGGCGTGAAACTATGGAGCGAAACCAGAAGGAGCGGCTGCATCCGCAAAATGACACGTGCGATCTCGTCGTGATAGGGCTGCCAGAAGCGGGCGATCCTTGCGACGCGTTCCTGATGGGAAATTGCGTTGCCAGGCAGCGCATGACCGTCGCTTGCCGTTGGAATGATGTGCGGTGCGTCAATTTCCCGATTGAGATCCACAACCAGCCTCGAAACACCGCCGAGAATCCCCGGAATATTGAGCCGTTGGCATAAAGCTGCGGCCATTCCCGCTACCCCGATATCGAGTGCGATGTGTGTATCAAGCAACACCGGGTCTATGCCAAGGTCAATGTCCAAAGGCACATGGTTCGAGGCATGATCGGCAATGAGGAGGATTTTCTGCGCCTCATTCCCGGCAATAAAGGTCCATGCTTCACTCATAATCTGCTGTTGCCCGGCTTCGCTCAGAATGTCACCAATGGTCTAGCATGGAGAGAGTCGCAAATGTTTGAAATTGATCGTCGACAGACTTTGGCAGCCCTGGCTTTCACGGCAGCCAGCCCTGCATTGGCGAGACCGCGAAAATTGCCCCCACCAACGGTGGGTCCCCTTGAAACAATAACCGAAAGTCTTTTGGCGCGTTTTCCGGAATCGGCCGTTTACAACGGCACGCCCGGAGCACTGGATGGTGGCCCGTTGGCACGCACTTTTGATGATTATTCCCCTGCAGGCGAAGCAGCTTCGCGGGCAGCGATTCAGTCAGCGCGTGATCTGCTGGCCAGAATCCGTGTCACGTCCGACAGTGAATTGGGCCGGCACCTTCCGCTCATCAGTGCAATTCTTGAAAACGGAACGCGAAGCGCAGCCATCCCCTATGGCAAGATCAATCCATTCAATTTCTCCGGTCATGTTCCTTATGTGGTTTCCCAACTGACGGGACCCCATGTCGATGGCTTGAACTGGATGATGGAACAGCAGTCCCTCGCAAGCGCCAAGGCCGTTGACGCATGGATTGCCAAACTTGACGCATTTGCAACCGGGATCGACGGTGTCATCGAGAAAATGCGCTCTGACGCAGCTTATGGTTGTGCGCCGCCACAGGCTCTCATCACAAAGACGATCCCTATTCTCGATTCTATCCTGCTCGGAAAACCATCACGCCAACCGATCATCATGGCCTTGAAAACGCGGACTGAAGCTGCCGGTCTATCCTTCCGGATGCGAGATTTGGCCGTGCGCCGCGCTGTCACCATGCTTCAAAGGCAGGTACGCCCTGCGCTGAACAAGCTTCGCTCGGAACTTCTTGGAATGCTCCGCAATGCCAGGACGGATGCCGGCGTCTGGGCCCTGCCGGATGGTCCGACCTTTTATGCGGCCAACGTCCGAACGCTTGGGGACACCGCCCTTTCCCCGGATGAAATCCATCAGATCGGCCTTGATGAAGTGGCCCGGATATCGGCTGACATGAACGCGATGCTTGCAAAACGCGGCATGACGCAGGGAAGCATCGGCGCGCGAATGCTGGCGCTTGCCAAGGACCCGACCAACCAGTTTGCAGACAGCGATGCCGGCCGTGAGGACCTTTTGAACTATGTCCGGTCAAGGGTGAG of the Aquisediminimonas profunda genome contains:
- a CDS encoding N-formylglutamate amidohydrolase; this encodes MSEAWTFIAGNEAQKILLIADHASNHVPLDIDLGIDPVLLDTHIALDIGVAGMAAALCQRLNIPGILGGVSRLVVDLNREIDAPHIIPTASDGHALPGNAISHQERVARIARFWQPYHDEIARVILRMQPLLLVSLHSFTPRLATQPEEDRPWEVGILYNNDDRAARIAIPALEGCGVIVGDQLPYSGKILNATMNTHGEGNGIAYLGLEMRQDLIADAEGIAHWLDVIAAVVQSCANRVED
- a CDS encoding DUF885 domain-containing protein, which produces MFEIDRRQTLAALAFTAASPALARPRKLPPPTVGPLETITESLLARFPESAVYNGTPGALDGGPLARTFDDYSPAGEAASRAAIQSARDLLARIRVTSDSELGRHLPLISAILENGTRSAAIPYGKINPFNFSGHVPYVVSQLTGPHVDGLNWMMEQQSLASAKAVDAWIAKLDAFATGIDGVIEKMRSDAAYGCAPPQALITKTIPILDSILLGKPSRQPIIMALKTRTEAAGLSFRMRDLAVRRAVTMLQRQVRPALNKLRSELLGMLRNARTDAGVWALPDGPTFYAANVRTLGDTALSPDEIHQIGLDEVARISADMNAMLAKRGMTQGSIGARMLALAKDPTNQFADSDAGREDLLNYVRSRVRDAEARYAELLPTEMIPRQALLVKRVPIATQASAPGGYYDGPSLDGTRPGTYWINLRDMAAVAKLRLPTLSYHEGVPGHHTQGSIAAALGEVPTLVKIASFNAYAEGWALYAERLMAELGAYQDDPLGDLGRLQDELFRAVRLVVDTGLHHKRWTREAAIAWMLDATGVASSRVTAEIERYMAWPGQALGYKLGQLRILSMRERMKEKAGKRFDIRDFHAGVLGGGAMPLDLVEARLDLG
- a CDS encoding AI-2E family transporter, producing MQGIEHRTYLAFVVIITIAFGWVVSPYLGPILWAVVAAIVFEPLNRRLSNFMPRWPNLSAFVTLLIIILLIIIPAILIGMSLLDELIGLYGRIQSKELDVAKMIADVQNSLPRGVSRTLQRIGLSDIEQASRRFSDGIANVIRTVATGAVNIGQSALGFVVGIGIMLYVSFFLLRDGQDLADQILRKLPLVDDHKTALAEKFTTVIRATIKGSIVVAIMQGLIGGLIFWALGVHAPLLGGVLMGFFSLLPAIGTGLVWVPVALYLLITGSIWQGLVLVFCGFFVIGMVDNLLRPILVGKDTRMPDYIVLISTLGGISILGFNGFILGPVVAALFMAAWENFGAFRNRE